Genomic DNA from Candidatus Koribacter versatilis Ellin345:
TCCGTAAAGGAACTTCGGACACGGCTACCACGAATGAAAGCGGTAACTATCAGGTTACTCACCTGATTCCTGACGAGTACAGCGTCAAGGTCGAAGCCAAAGGCTTTAAGACCTTCGAACAAAAATCCGTCAGCGTTTCAGCTGACCAATCTGCACGTCTCGACGCCCAAGTTCAGCTCGGCTCGGAAAGCCAGACGGTCGAAGTGACCAGTGAAGCACCGCAGCTCCAGACGGATCGCGCCGACGTCGCAATCACATTCAATCAGACCTACGTCGAAGACTTGCCGGTCTTGAACCGCAACTTCACGCAGTTCGAGTTGATGTCGCCCGGAACCCAGAAGCTCGTCGGCTGGAGCCATGCCTCCACCGAGAATCCGCAGGGCAGCCAGCAGATTTTCGTCAACGGCCAGCACTTCAGCGGCACCAACTTCGAGTTGGACGGCACCGATAACCAGGATCCGATCTTGGGCATCATCGTTGTCAATCCCAATCTTGACGCCGTTACCGAAACCAAGATCGCGTTGCAGAACTACGACGCGGAAATGGGAAAGGCCGTCGCCGGCTTCGTTACGGCACAAACCAAGTCCGGCAGCAACGAGATCCATGGCAGCGCATTCTACTTCCGCCGTTCTGACGCAAACCAGGCACGTGATCCATTCACCCAGTTTCAGCCGGATGCGATCACCGGACGAATGATTCCCTACGCCCGTTGGCAGCAGTTTGGTGGGAGTGTCGGCGGTCCGATCATCAAGAACAAGTTGTTCTTCTTTGGCGACTATCAGGGAACTCGTCAGGTCAATGGACAGACGCAGGTTTTGACGGTGCCAACCGCCAAAACAGTTAGCAGCTGCGCTGCGGCGCTGGGGAATCCTGCACTGAACTGCGACCTCAGCGACTATCTCGGGAACGTTGGTGGCGGTGGGCAGGTTTACATGCCCAATTCCAGCAACTCATCCACTTTCACGGGCGGCACGAAGTTCGATGGGAACCTGATCCCGGGAAACTTGCTTTCCCCGCAAGCGGTTGCCCTACTCAAGCTCTTCCCGGCGCCCAACTCCTCGGGTATCGACGGCAAGGGTGTACTGAACAACTTCGTCGGAGGCGGTTCTGGTCCATTTAATCAGAACTCCTTTGACACGCGAATTGACTACAACATGACGGACCGGACGCAGCTGTTCGGTCGATTCAGCCTTGACTATTTCAACCTGTCGGGCGCTCCTGCCTTTACCCAACTTGGCAGCGCGGGCTTCGGATTGAACGGCTTAGCTGGCAGCTCCATCACACATAACTACAGCCTGTCGTCGACGGTTACCCACACCTTCAGCAACTCGCTGCTCGCGGACTTCCGTTTCGGATGGTTCCGCTACAATCCACAAACTCACAAATACTTCGAAGGTAAAACTCCCGCCAGCGATGTCGGAATCCCAGGTGCAAACCTTGGAGATCTCGCCACCTCCGGTTGGCCGGCTTTCAACATGGACACTGGCGCCGACGGCAATGGTTCCGGAACCGGCACCTCGGTGTCAGACTTCGGAGAAAGCCTCAATATCGGACGTTGCAACTGCCCGCTGACTGAAAAGGAAGATCAGTTCCAGGGTGTGAACAATTGGACCAAAATCCACGGCAACCATACCTTCAAGTTCGGTGCCGATATTCGAAGCGCCACTAATCTGCGAGTCCCAAGCGATGCGAACCGTACGGGACAGTTCAATTTCAACCATCTCGCCACTTCAAACGGCGGCGTTGGTGGCTTGGCTTTAGGCACCTTCCTGCTTGGCGATGTCACCACTTACGACCGTTTCGCGAGCACTTCACTGGACGCTGCTGAACACCAGTGGCGGTTCTTCTTCTATGGCCAGGACACTTGGCGCATCACGCCGAAATTGACGTTGAACATCGGCCTGCGTTGGGAAGACTACACGCCTGAGGCCATTAGTGGAAAAGACCTCGGCGGCCTCGGTGTGATCACAG
This window encodes:
- a CDS encoding TonB-dependent receptor, with the protein product MKRVAAVLALCFLSLLAATPAFAQAVFGNIFGTVTDPQGAAVPGATVTVSNVRKGTSDTATTNESGNYQVTHLIPDEYSVKVEAKGFKTFEQKSVSVSADQSARLDAQVQLGSESQTVEVTSEAPQLQTDRADVAITFNQTYVEDLPVLNRNFTQFELMSPGTQKLVGWSHASTENPQGSQQIFVNGQHFSGTNFELDGTDNQDPILGIIVVNPNLDAVTETKIALQNYDAEMGKAVAGFVTAQTKSGSNEIHGSAFYFRRSDANQARDPFTQFQPDAITGRMIPYARWQQFGGSVGGPIIKNKLFFFGDYQGTRQVNGQTQVLTVPTAKTVSSCAAALGNPALNCDLSDYLGNVGGGGQVYMPNSSNSSTFTGGTKFDGNLIPGNLLSPQAVALLKLFPAPNSSGIDGKGVLNNFVGGGSGPFNQNSFDTRIDYNMTDRTQLFGRFSLDYFNLSGAPAFTQLGSAGFGLNGLAGSSITHNYSLSSTVTHTFSNSLLADFRFGWFRYNPQTHKYFEGKTPASDVGIPGANLGDLATSGWPAFNMDTGADGNGSGTGTSVSDFGESLNIGRCNCPLTEKEDQFQGVNNWTKIHGNHTFKFGADIRSATNLRVPSDANRTGQFNFNHLATSNGGVGGLALGTFLLGDVTTYDRFASTSLDAAEHQWRFFFYGQDTWRITPKLTLNIGLRWEDYTPEAISGKDLGGLGVITAGGNGTLTPNGAVVRVAGEGPYDTSLNVNHKLDAFAPRFGLAYQFDDKTVIRMGYGRSFDMGVFGSNFGHAISQNLPVLVHQNISASSQGLGSDNYVTAFTLGTGAPPATYPVPVNGVLPIRGPDNSVDPRIRPGSQTLPTIDVWNLTIQRQLTATTTLEIAYVGNKGSHTFAGNGPAYNVNQPSIVGLAAGVPQANRRPFYNAWVYPDFTDPNTGQPLVCCSSDLGNYFGNNANSLYNALQVKAEKRMSNGLQFITHYTWSRSLRYDNNYFVDDPHVAYGPDNQNRSHVFVANVVYDLPFGRGKKFAGGVGKAADLAIGGWEFSSTTNWSSGLPFTPGTAFCNNDVGVCRPDKAGAFALGAGKFDPAAHSVTYYTPENLFTGTGAWSAPVLGTIGNSGWDSLYGPRLFTTDATLMKNFAITERVKAQFRMDVFNLFNHPVLGFNSNQGNTCVLFYNNGNPADTTNSNCGSGGKITDIEADTTMRALQFAVRINF